Proteins from a single region of Actinomycetes bacterium:
- a CDS encoding type 1 glutamine amidotransferase, which produces MTVLVLQHVDQEGPGRIATALAAAGHQIVVLRPDAGDSVPPVPGDYSGVVVLGGPMGLADADDLPFLRAEQLLVAECVLAGVPVLGVCLGAQLLAAALGSAIRTGGEWELGWHPVHLAAAAEQDQLFADLPAAIPALHWHRDRFDLPPGAVGLASSATTGVQAFRFGKSAYGLLFHLEADDGQVSAMAAAFPGDVIAAGKSPEQLHDPQRQHAATQIASHVFGAWAGLVDNRDARPL; this is translated from the coding sequence ATGACCGTGCTTGTGCTGCAGCACGTTGATCAAGAGGGACCGGGTCGGATTGCTACCGCCCTTGCGGCTGCGGGCCACCAGATTGTGGTTCTCCGCCCGGATGCTGGCGACTCGGTGCCCCCGGTGCCGGGAGACTACTCCGGTGTTGTCGTGCTGGGTGGTCCGATGGGGTTAGCGGATGCCGACGATCTGCCTTTCCTGCGAGCCGAGCAGCTGCTTGTGGCGGAGTGCGTTCTGGCTGGCGTGCCAGTCCTCGGGGTGTGTTTGGGCGCGCAACTGCTGGCCGCGGCGCTGGGCAGTGCCATCCGCACCGGGGGTGAATGGGAGTTGGGTTGGCATCCCGTTCACCTGGCCGCCGCAGCCGAACAAGACCAACTCTTTGCTGATCTGCCCGCAGCCATCCCGGCGCTGCACTGGCACCGTGACCGATTCGACTTGCCGCCAGGAGCGGTCGGACTCGCCTCCTCTGCCACGACCGGTGTGCAGGCGTTTCGGTTTGGAAAAAGTGCCTACGGGCTGTTGTTTCATTTAGAGGCTGATGACGGGCAGGTTTCAGCGATGGCGGCGGCCTTTCCCGGCGATGTCATCGCTGCTGGCAAGTCACCCGAACAACTCCACGACCCACAACGACAACACGCGGCGACGCAGATTGCCAGTCACGTGTTCGGGGCCTGGGCGGGGCTTGTCGACAATCGGGACGCCAGGCCGTTGTAG
- the metF gene encoding methylenetetrahydrofolate reductase [NAD(P)H] — protein sequence MAAAINSTLGNALSEGTPSFSFEFFPPKTDEGEYRLWQAIRELESFHPTFVSVTYGAGGTTRDRTVRVTQRIGQETTLRPVAHLTCVGADQDELHGVIAEYAAAGIHNVLALRGDPPGGPGTPWQSHPGGLDYAVELVRLLRELGSFTIGVAAFPEGHPEAPDLDFDVSVLRAKQEAGAEFAVTQFFFDAADYLRLRDRAVAAGVTIPIIPGIMPVTNLGQIKRFAQLSGAAFPEQLAAQFERISEDAPAVAQLGVSLATAMCQNLLAEGAPGLHFYTLNRSQATKSIYTALGLHPQ from the coding sequence GGCACCCCGTCGTTCTCGTTCGAGTTCTTTCCACCCAAGACCGATGAGGGTGAATACCGACTGTGGCAGGCGATTCGTGAGTTGGAATCGTTCCACCCGACCTTTGTCTCGGTAACCTACGGGGCCGGCGGCACCACCCGCGACCGCACCGTACGGGTCACCCAGCGCATCGGGCAGGAAACCACACTGCGACCGGTCGCCCACCTCACCTGCGTCGGTGCTGACCAAGACGAGTTGCACGGGGTCATTGCCGAGTACGCAGCCGCTGGCATCCACAACGTGCTGGCCCTGCGCGGCGATCCGCCCGGCGGGCCCGGAACGCCCTGGCAATCACATCCAGGCGGACTGGACTACGCGGTGGAATTAGTGCGGCTGCTGCGGGAGTTGGGGTCGTTCACCATCGGGGTCGCGGCTTTCCCGGAAGGTCATCCCGAGGCACCCGATCTAGATTTCGACGTTTCGGTGCTTCGCGCCAAACAGGAGGCAGGGGCCGAGTTCGCCGTCACCCAGTTCTTCTTCGACGCAGCCGACTACTTGCGCCTACGCGATCGCGCCGTTGCCGCTGGCGTGACGATCCCGATCATTCCCGGCATCATGCCGGTGACGAACCTGGGTCAGATCAAGCGGTTCGCACAGTTGTCTGGTGCTGCCTTTCCCGAGCAGTTGGCTGCACAATTCGAACGAATCAGCGAGGATGCACCAGCCGTGGCCCAGTTGGGGGTCTCATTGGCCACGGCCATGTGCCAAAACTTGCTGGCAGAAGGTGCACCGGGACTTCACTTCTACACGCTCAACCGATCACAGGCGACGAAGAGCATCTACACCGCATTGGGACTACACCCGCAGTAG